The Tripterygium wilfordii isolate XIE 37 chromosome 4, ASM1340144v1, whole genome shotgun sequence genome has a window encoding:
- the LOC119997248 gene encoding ubiquitin-like domain-containing protein CIP73 isoform X3, with the protein MGSTAGNKTSLIDGAERSETTIEIKIKTLDSQTYTLRVDKQMTVPALKERIASVTGVLSEQQRLIFHGRVLKDDQLLSAYHVEDGHTLHMVVRQPVPPTSDGLPTMDSASDSVHGHGSHIGQSVVIETFNVPDHGDGVPPEISQILSAVLGSFGFSNARSHSEGVDPRDLDPRTGSASLAADASQLQPEQASMRGQTGRLHTAFGLPTAASLGPLFPRVITDSLTTLSLYASNLRREFDAIGGGGGDNAESAAFHRTVERDSSSTAHPGRLQVGLPTPASLAEVMLSTRQLLSEQVGECFLQLESQLEDQENVIDPSARMSAQSSAWRMGVLLHNLGAFILELGRTTMSLRLGQAPSEAVVNAGPAVFISPYGPNPLMVQPLPFQGTSFSGIPMGSVQPGSDLANGISTGFLPRRIDIQIRRGSSADDASSVNREGGNNQQQPGQRNPATGSGSETVGNQTSSRVSESLSLAGEPGVRMVPIRTVVAAVPGSFSRLPPGSSENSIGLLHLLLGRFQNVSSGLQTGQQTNPESVLQQPNNEDQSRGDSLSTPAPRQPESSDPRNVSINILSAGGTLNSQEHEGQIPNSVFQLLRNLFPGGEIHVEDGSSQGTATGSVSGHAGRSNTPADAEPGATDEGIFLSNLLHEIIPFISQHADPVSTIIPQGTLNPEHVMTQDSSTQVETSDVGSSRRQSDTEPSPPSSKRQKTE; encoded by the exons ATGGGAAGTACTGCTGGCAACAAAACTTCTCTCATCGATGGGGCTGAACGTTCGGAAACaacaattgaaataaaaataaaaacattggaTTCTCAAACCTATACTCTGAGAGTGGATAAACAG ATGACAGTTCCTGCTTTGAAGGAGAGGATTGCTTCTGTTACTGGTGTTTTATCAGAACAACAACGTTTAATTTTCCATGGAAGAGTTTTAAAGGATGATCAACTCCTCTCCGCCTATC ACGTTGAAGATGGTCACACCTTGCATATGGTGGTCAGGCAACCTGTCCCACCAACATCTGACGGTTTACCAA CAATGGATTCTGCCTCAGATTCAGTTCATGGTCATGGTAGTCACATTGGCCAGAGTGTTGTAATCGAAACTTTCAATGTCCCTGATCATGGGGATGGAGTTCCTCCAGAAATTAGTCAG ATTCTATCTGCCGTTCTTGGTTCTTTTGGATTTTCAAATGCTAGAAGTCACAGTGAAGGGGTTGACCCCAGG GATCTTGACCCACGAACAGGAAGTGCGAGTCTAGCGGCAGATGCATCTCAGTTACAGCCTGAACAAGCTAGCATGAGGGGTCAGACTGGCAGATTACATACAGCTTTTGGACTTCCAACTGCAGCATCCTTGGGGCCTCTTTTTCCTCGT GTGATTACTGATTCTTTGACAACTTTGTCCCTATATGCAAGCAATTTGAGGCGTGAATTTGATGCAATTG GCGGAGGCGGGGGCGACAATGCTGAATCAGCTGCCTTTCATAGGACGGTGGAAAGAGATTCTAGTTCCACAGCACATCCTGGGAGACTACAAGTAGGGCTTCCAACACCTGCATCCCTGGCAGAAGTGATGCTGTCAACGAGACAGTTGCTCTCTGAGCAAGTTGGAGAATGCTTCTTG CAACTTGAAAGCCAACTTGAGGATCAAGAAAACGTGATAGATCCCTCAGCACGGATGAGTGCTCAGTCCAGTGCATGGAGAATGGGAGTCCTGTTGCATAATTTAGGAGCATTTATATTGGAACTCGGACGTACGACCATGTCGCTGCGATTAGGCCAAGCACCA TCTGAAGCTGTAGTCAATGCTGGTCCTGCAGTCTTCATATCCCCATATGGTCCAAATCCTCTAATGGTTCAG CCTCTGCCTTTTCAAGGAACAAGCTTTAGCGGCATCCCCATGGGATCTGTGCAGCCTGGCTCTGATTTAGCTAATGGGATCAGCACTGGGTTTCTTCCAAGGCGTATTGATATTCAAATACGAAGAG GTTCATCCGCAGATGATGCATCTAGTGTTAATCGAGAGGGTGGTAATAATCAGCAGCAACCAGGGCAGAGAAACCCAGCAACAGGTTCTGGCAGCGAAACTGTTGGTAATCAAACATCTTCGAGGGTCTCAGAAAGTCTATCTCTTGCTGGAGAGCCAGGTGTAAGGATGGTGCCAATTAGGACTGTGGTTGCTGCAGTTCCTGGTTCCTTCAGTCGCCTGCCTCCCGGATCGTCTGAAAATTCTATAGGTTTATTACATCTTCTCCTTGGAAGATTCCAAAATGTATCTTCCGGACTCCAGACTGGGCAGCAGACAAATCCTGAATCTGTTTTGCAGCAACCAAACAATGAGGATCAGTCCAGAGGTG ACTCCTTATCAACTCCCGCTCCAAGACAGCCGGAGTCATCAGATCCCCGCAATGTAAGCATCAACATTCTCTCAGCTGGTGGGACCCTAAACAGCCAAGAACATGAAGGGCAGATCCCCAACAGTGTTTTTCAGCTTTTAAGGAACCTCTTTCCTGGTGGTGAGATACATGTAGAAGATGGCAGCTCTCAAGGAACAGCAACAGGTTCTGTTTCTGGGCATGCCGGCAGATCGAATACTCCTGCGGATGCAGAACCTGGAGCAACTGATGAAGGAATATTTTTGTCTAATTTGCTTCATGAGATCATTCCCTTCATCTCTCAACATGCAGACCCTGTGTCAACCATTATACCACAGGGAACACTTAACCCTGAACATGTGATGACTCAGGATTCTTCAACCCAG GTTGAGACATCTGATGTTGGAAGTTCACGTCGTCAAAGTGATACTGAGCCAAGTCCTCCAAGTTCAAAACGTCAGAAG ACGGAGTAA
- the LOC119997248 gene encoding ubiquitin-like domain-containing protein CIP73 isoform X2, translated as MGSTAGNKTSLIDGAERSETTIEIKIKTLDSQTYTLRVDKQMTVPALKERIASVTGVLSEQQRLIFHGRVLKDDQLLSAYHVEDGHTLHMVVRQPVPPTSDGLPSNPAMDSASDSVHGHGSHIGQSVVIETFNVPDHGDGVPPEISQILSAVLGSFGFSNARSHSEGVDPRDLDPRTGSASLAADASQLQPEQASMRGQTGRLHTAFGLPTAASLGPLFPRVITDSLTTLSLYASNLRREFDAIGGGGGDNAESAAFHRTVERDSSSTAHPGRLQVGLPTPASLAEVMLSTRQLLSEQVGECFLQLESQLEDQENVIDPSARMSAQSSAWRMGVLLHNLGAFILELGRTTMSLRLGQAPSEAVVNAGPAVFISPYGPNPLMVQPLPFQGTSFSGIPMGSVQPGSDLANGISTGFLPRRIDIQIRRGSSADDASSVNREGGNNQQQPGQRNPATGSGSETVGNQTSSRVSESLSLAGEPGVRMVPIRTVVAAVPGSFSRLPPGSSENSIGLLHLLLGRFQNVSSGLQTGQQTNPESVLQQPNNEDQSRDSLSTPAPRQPESSDPRNVSINILSAGGTLNSQEHEGQIPNSVFQLLRNLFPGGEIHVEDGSSQGTATGSVSGHAGRSNTPADAEPGATDEGIFLSNLLHEIIPFISQHADPVSTIIPQGTLNPEHVMTQDSSTQVETSDVGSSRRQSDTEPSPPSSKRQKTE; from the exons ATGGGAAGTACTGCTGGCAACAAAACTTCTCTCATCGATGGGGCTGAACGTTCGGAAACaacaattgaaataaaaataaaaacattggaTTCTCAAACCTATACTCTGAGAGTGGATAAACAG ATGACAGTTCCTGCTTTGAAGGAGAGGATTGCTTCTGTTACTGGTGTTTTATCAGAACAACAACGTTTAATTTTCCATGGAAGAGTTTTAAAGGATGATCAACTCCTCTCCGCCTATC ACGTTGAAGATGGTCACACCTTGCATATGGTGGTCAGGCAACCTGTCCCACCAACATCTGACGGTTTACCAAGTAATCCAG CAATGGATTCTGCCTCAGATTCAGTTCATGGTCATGGTAGTCACATTGGCCAGAGTGTTGTAATCGAAACTTTCAATGTCCCTGATCATGGGGATGGAGTTCCTCCAGAAATTAGTCAG ATTCTATCTGCCGTTCTTGGTTCTTTTGGATTTTCAAATGCTAGAAGTCACAGTGAAGGGGTTGACCCCAGG GATCTTGACCCACGAACAGGAAGTGCGAGTCTAGCGGCAGATGCATCTCAGTTACAGCCTGAACAAGCTAGCATGAGGGGTCAGACTGGCAGATTACATACAGCTTTTGGACTTCCAACTGCAGCATCCTTGGGGCCTCTTTTTCCTCGT GTGATTACTGATTCTTTGACAACTTTGTCCCTATATGCAAGCAATTTGAGGCGTGAATTTGATGCAATTG GCGGAGGCGGGGGCGACAATGCTGAATCAGCTGCCTTTCATAGGACGGTGGAAAGAGATTCTAGTTCCACAGCACATCCTGGGAGACTACAAGTAGGGCTTCCAACACCTGCATCCCTGGCAGAAGTGATGCTGTCAACGAGACAGTTGCTCTCTGAGCAAGTTGGAGAATGCTTCTTG CAACTTGAAAGCCAACTTGAGGATCAAGAAAACGTGATAGATCCCTCAGCACGGATGAGTGCTCAGTCCAGTGCATGGAGAATGGGAGTCCTGTTGCATAATTTAGGAGCATTTATATTGGAACTCGGACGTACGACCATGTCGCTGCGATTAGGCCAAGCACCA TCTGAAGCTGTAGTCAATGCTGGTCCTGCAGTCTTCATATCCCCATATGGTCCAAATCCTCTAATGGTTCAG CCTCTGCCTTTTCAAGGAACAAGCTTTAGCGGCATCCCCATGGGATCTGTGCAGCCTGGCTCTGATTTAGCTAATGGGATCAGCACTGGGTTTCTTCCAAGGCGTATTGATATTCAAATACGAAGAG GTTCATCCGCAGATGATGCATCTAGTGTTAATCGAGAGGGTGGTAATAATCAGCAGCAACCAGGGCAGAGAAACCCAGCAACAGGTTCTGGCAGCGAAACTGTTGGTAATCAAACATCTTCGAGGGTCTCAGAAAGTCTATCTCTTGCTGGAGAGCCAGGTGTAAGGATGGTGCCAATTAGGACTGTGGTTGCTGCAGTTCCTGGTTCCTTCAGTCGCCTGCCTCCCGGATCGTCTGAAAATTCTATAGGTTTATTACATCTTCTCCTTGGAAGATTCCAAAATGTATCTTCCGGACTCCAGACTGGGCAGCAGACAAATCCTGAATCTGTTTTGCAGCAACCAAACAATGAGGATCAGTCCAGAG ACTCCTTATCAACTCCCGCTCCAAGACAGCCGGAGTCATCAGATCCCCGCAATGTAAGCATCAACATTCTCTCAGCTGGTGGGACCCTAAACAGCCAAGAACATGAAGGGCAGATCCCCAACAGTGTTTTTCAGCTTTTAAGGAACCTCTTTCCTGGTGGTGAGATACATGTAGAAGATGGCAGCTCTCAAGGAACAGCAACAGGTTCTGTTTCTGGGCATGCCGGCAGATCGAATACTCCTGCGGATGCAGAACCTGGAGCAACTGATGAAGGAATATTTTTGTCTAATTTGCTTCATGAGATCATTCCCTTCATCTCTCAACATGCAGACCCTGTGTCAACCATTATACCACAGGGAACACTTAACCCTGAACATGTGATGACTCAGGATTCTTCAACCCAG GTTGAGACATCTGATGTTGGAAGTTCACGTCGTCAAAGTGATACTGAGCCAAGTCCTCCAAGTTCAAAACGTCAGAAG ACGGAGTAA
- the LOC119997248 gene encoding ubiquitin-like domain-containing protein CIP73 isoform X1, with translation MGSTAGNKTSLIDGAERSETTIEIKIKTLDSQTYTLRVDKQMTVPALKERIASVTGVLSEQQRLIFHGRVLKDDQLLSAYHVEDGHTLHMVVRQPVPPTSDGLPSNPAMDSASDSVHGHGSHIGQSVVIETFNVPDHGDGVPPEISQILSAVLGSFGFSNARSHSEGVDPRDLDPRTGSASLAADASQLQPEQASMRGQTGRLHTAFGLPTAASLGPLFPRVITDSLTTLSLYASNLRREFDAIGGGGGDNAESAAFHRTVERDSSSTAHPGRLQVGLPTPASLAEVMLSTRQLLSEQVGECFLQLESQLEDQENVIDPSARMSAQSSAWRMGVLLHNLGAFILELGRTTMSLRLGQAPSEAVVNAGPAVFISPYGPNPLMVQPLPFQGTSFSGIPMGSVQPGSDLANGISTGFLPRRIDIQIRRGSSADDASSVNREGGNNQQQPGQRNPATGSGSETVGNQTSSRVSESLSLAGEPGVRMVPIRTVVAAVPGSFSRLPPGSSENSIGLLHLLLGRFQNVSSGLQTGQQTNPESVLQQPNNEDQSRGDSLSTPAPRQPESSDPRNVSINILSAGGTLNSQEHEGQIPNSVFQLLRNLFPGGEIHVEDGSSQGTATGSVSGHAGRSNTPADAEPGATDEGIFLSNLLHEIIPFISQHADPVSTIIPQGTLNPEHVMTQDSSTQVETSDVGSSRRQSDTEPSPPSSKRQKTE, from the exons ATGGGAAGTACTGCTGGCAACAAAACTTCTCTCATCGATGGGGCTGAACGTTCGGAAACaacaattgaaataaaaataaaaacattggaTTCTCAAACCTATACTCTGAGAGTGGATAAACAG ATGACAGTTCCTGCTTTGAAGGAGAGGATTGCTTCTGTTACTGGTGTTTTATCAGAACAACAACGTTTAATTTTCCATGGAAGAGTTTTAAAGGATGATCAACTCCTCTCCGCCTATC ACGTTGAAGATGGTCACACCTTGCATATGGTGGTCAGGCAACCTGTCCCACCAACATCTGACGGTTTACCAAGTAATCCAG CAATGGATTCTGCCTCAGATTCAGTTCATGGTCATGGTAGTCACATTGGCCAGAGTGTTGTAATCGAAACTTTCAATGTCCCTGATCATGGGGATGGAGTTCCTCCAGAAATTAGTCAG ATTCTATCTGCCGTTCTTGGTTCTTTTGGATTTTCAAATGCTAGAAGTCACAGTGAAGGGGTTGACCCCAGG GATCTTGACCCACGAACAGGAAGTGCGAGTCTAGCGGCAGATGCATCTCAGTTACAGCCTGAACAAGCTAGCATGAGGGGTCAGACTGGCAGATTACATACAGCTTTTGGACTTCCAACTGCAGCATCCTTGGGGCCTCTTTTTCCTCGT GTGATTACTGATTCTTTGACAACTTTGTCCCTATATGCAAGCAATTTGAGGCGTGAATTTGATGCAATTG GCGGAGGCGGGGGCGACAATGCTGAATCAGCTGCCTTTCATAGGACGGTGGAAAGAGATTCTAGTTCCACAGCACATCCTGGGAGACTACAAGTAGGGCTTCCAACACCTGCATCCCTGGCAGAAGTGATGCTGTCAACGAGACAGTTGCTCTCTGAGCAAGTTGGAGAATGCTTCTTG CAACTTGAAAGCCAACTTGAGGATCAAGAAAACGTGATAGATCCCTCAGCACGGATGAGTGCTCAGTCCAGTGCATGGAGAATGGGAGTCCTGTTGCATAATTTAGGAGCATTTATATTGGAACTCGGACGTACGACCATGTCGCTGCGATTAGGCCAAGCACCA TCTGAAGCTGTAGTCAATGCTGGTCCTGCAGTCTTCATATCCCCATATGGTCCAAATCCTCTAATGGTTCAG CCTCTGCCTTTTCAAGGAACAAGCTTTAGCGGCATCCCCATGGGATCTGTGCAGCCTGGCTCTGATTTAGCTAATGGGATCAGCACTGGGTTTCTTCCAAGGCGTATTGATATTCAAATACGAAGAG GTTCATCCGCAGATGATGCATCTAGTGTTAATCGAGAGGGTGGTAATAATCAGCAGCAACCAGGGCAGAGAAACCCAGCAACAGGTTCTGGCAGCGAAACTGTTGGTAATCAAACATCTTCGAGGGTCTCAGAAAGTCTATCTCTTGCTGGAGAGCCAGGTGTAAGGATGGTGCCAATTAGGACTGTGGTTGCTGCAGTTCCTGGTTCCTTCAGTCGCCTGCCTCCCGGATCGTCTGAAAATTCTATAGGTTTATTACATCTTCTCCTTGGAAGATTCCAAAATGTATCTTCCGGACTCCAGACTGGGCAGCAGACAAATCCTGAATCTGTTTTGCAGCAACCAAACAATGAGGATCAGTCCAGAGGTG ACTCCTTATCAACTCCCGCTCCAAGACAGCCGGAGTCATCAGATCCCCGCAATGTAAGCATCAACATTCTCTCAGCTGGTGGGACCCTAAACAGCCAAGAACATGAAGGGCAGATCCCCAACAGTGTTTTTCAGCTTTTAAGGAACCTCTTTCCTGGTGGTGAGATACATGTAGAAGATGGCAGCTCTCAAGGAACAGCAACAGGTTCTGTTTCTGGGCATGCCGGCAGATCGAATACTCCTGCGGATGCAGAACCTGGAGCAACTGATGAAGGAATATTTTTGTCTAATTTGCTTCATGAGATCATTCCCTTCATCTCTCAACATGCAGACCCTGTGTCAACCATTATACCACAGGGAACACTTAACCCTGAACATGTGATGACTCAGGATTCTTCAACCCAG GTTGAGACATCTGATGTTGGAAGTTCACGTCGTCAAAGTGATACTGAGCCAAGTCCTCCAAGTTCAAAACGTCAGAAG ACGGAGTAA
- the LOC119997249 gene encoding 40S ribosomal protein S11-like, translating to MAEQTEKAFLKQPKVFLSSKKTGKGKRPGKGGNRFWKSIGLGFKTPREAIEGTYIDKKCPFTGTVSIRGRILAGTCHSSKMMRSIIVRRNYLHFVKKYQRYEKRHSNIPAHVSPCFRVREGDHVIIGQCRPLSKTVRFNVLKVIPAGSSAGGKKAFTGM from the exons ATGGCCGAGCAG ACCGAGAAGGCATTTCTGAAGCAGCCCAAAGTTTTCTTGAG TTCAAAGAAAACTGGGAAAGGGAAGAGACCTGGAAAGGGCGGGAACCGCTTCTGGAAGAGCATTGGCTTGGGTTTCAAGACTCCAAGAGAGGCCATTGAAG GAACCTATATTGATAAGAAATGCCCCTTCACTGGTACCGTTTCTATCAGAGGCCGTATCTTGGCTGGCACTTGTCATAGTTCCAAGATGATGAGGTCAATCATTGTACGACGTAACTATCTTCATTTTGTGAAGAAGTACCAAAG GTATGAGAAAAGACACTCTAACATTCCTGCACATGTATCGCCATGCTTCCGTGTGAGGGAAGGTGATCATGTTATCATTGGCCAGTGCAG GCCATTGTCAAAAACCGTTAGATTCAATGTGTTGAAGGTGATTCCTGCTGGATCTTCTGCTGGTGGAAAGAAGGCCTTTACCGGGATGTAA
- the LOC119996521 gene encoding probable protein phosphatase 2C 27: MCVQDAEHDGQEMESLDGNTKKSWPLRCEPLNTQLGNWDGESPVITSSDEISAANPLPLQSICEETVLVDRRQSSPTDFVPVLRSGEWSDIGGRLYMEDTHICIGDLAKKFGCNLLSEETISFYGVFDGHGGKSAAQFVRDHLPRVIVEDADFPLELEKVVMRSFKETDAAFAKSCSLESALSSGTTALTAMIFGRSLLVANAGDCRAVLSRRGVAIEMSKDHKPCCITERTRIESLGGYVDDGYVNGQLGVTRALGDWHLEGMKEMGESSGPLSGEPELKLITLTKEDEFLMIGSDGIWDVFSSQNAVDFTRRRLQEHNDVKKCCKEMVEEALKRDASDNLTIVMVSFHLEPPQQGTPVQRGKVRRSISAEGLQSLKSLLEG; this comes from the exons ATGTGCGTCCAGGATGCGGAGCATGATGGGCAGGAAATGGAGAGCCTGGATGGAAACACCAAGAAGTCTTGGCCTTTGCGTTGTGAGCCCTTGAATACCCAATTGGGGAATTGGGATGGAGAGTCCCCTGTCATCACTTCCAGCGATGAAATCAGTGCTGCAAACCCTTTACCT CTGCAGAGCATATGTGAGGAGACAGTGCTTGTAGACAGAAGGCAGAGTTCACCAACAGACTTTGTCCCTGTCCTTCGATCGGGGGAGTGGTCTGACATTGGTGGTCGACTCTATATGGAggacacacacatatgtattgGTGACTTGGCTAAGAAATTTGGTTGCAATTTGTTGAGTGAGGAAACCATTTCCTTCTATGGT GTATTTGATGGGCATGGAGGAAAGAGTGCGGCACAATTTGTCCGTGACCATTTGCCCAGAGTCATTGTTGAGGATGCTGATTTTCCTTTAGAACTTGAGAAAGTGGTCATGAGGTCATTTAAGGAGACTGATGCTGCATTTGCAAAGTCTTGCTCCCTTGAATCTGCCTTGTCTTCAGGCACAACTGCACTTACTGCAATGATATTCGGGAG GTCTTTACTTGTGGCAAATGCTGGTGATTGTCGGGCAGTGTTGTCGCGGCGTGGAGTGGCTATAGAAATGTCGAAGGATCATAAACCTTGCTGCATTACAGAAAGGACAAGGATTGAGTCCTTGGGTGGCTATGTCGATGATGGTTATGTAAATGGTCAGCTAGGGGTCACCCGTGCATTAGGTGATTGGCATCTTGAAGGAATGAAGGAGATGGGTGAAAGTTCTGGCCCCTTGAGTGGTGAACCAGAATTGAAGCTGATTACACTGACCAAGGAAGACGAATTTCTGATGATTGGAAGTGACGGAATATGGGATGTATTTTCCAGCCAAAATGCTGTAGATTTTACCCGTCGCAGACTCCAAGAGCACAATGATGTGAAGAAGTGCTGCAAAGAAATGGTAGAGGAAGCACTAAAGCGGGACGCAAGCGACAATTTGACAATTGTTATGGTAAGCTTTCACTTGGAGCCTCCTCAGCAAGGGACGCCTGTACAACGGGGAAAAGTCAGGCGGAGCATTTCGGCTGAGGGCCTTCAGAGTCTCAAAAGTCTGTTGGAAGGCTGA
- the LOC119997248 gene encoding ubiquitin-like domain-containing protein CIP73 isoform X4 — translation MGSTAGNKTSLIDGAERSETTIEIKIKTLDSQTYTLRVDKQMTVPALKERIASVTGVLSEQQRLIFHGRVLKDDQLLSAYHVEDGHTLHMVVRQPVPPTSDGLPSNPAMDSASDSVHGHGSHIGQSVVIETFNVPDHGDGVPPEISQDLDPRTGSASLAADASQLQPEQASMRGQTGRLHTAFGLPTAASLGPLFPRVITDSLTTLSLYASNLRREFDAIGGGGGDNAESAAFHRTVERDSSSTAHPGRLQVGLPTPASLAEVMLSTRQLLSEQVGECFLQLESQLEDQENVIDPSARMSAQSSAWRMGVLLHNLGAFILELGRTTMSLRLGQAPSEAVVNAGPAVFISPYGPNPLMVQPLPFQGTSFSGIPMGSVQPGSDLANGISTGFLPRRIDIQIRRGSSADDASSVNREGGNNQQQPGQRNPATGSGSETVGNQTSSRVSESLSLAGEPGVRMVPIRTVVAAVPGSFSRLPPGSSENSIGLLHLLLGRFQNVSSGLQTGQQTNPESVLQQPNNEDQSRGDSLSTPAPRQPESSDPRNVSINILSAGGTLNSQEHEGQIPNSVFQLLRNLFPGGEIHVEDGSSQGTATGSVSGHAGRSNTPADAEPGATDEGIFLSNLLHEIIPFISQHADPVSTIIPQGTLNPEHVMTQDSSTQVETSDVGSSRRQSDTEPSPPSSKRQKTE, via the exons ATGGGAAGTACTGCTGGCAACAAAACTTCTCTCATCGATGGGGCTGAACGTTCGGAAACaacaattgaaataaaaataaaaacattggaTTCTCAAACCTATACTCTGAGAGTGGATAAACAG ATGACAGTTCCTGCTTTGAAGGAGAGGATTGCTTCTGTTACTGGTGTTTTATCAGAACAACAACGTTTAATTTTCCATGGAAGAGTTTTAAAGGATGATCAACTCCTCTCCGCCTATC ACGTTGAAGATGGTCACACCTTGCATATGGTGGTCAGGCAACCTGTCCCACCAACATCTGACGGTTTACCAAGTAATCCAG CAATGGATTCTGCCTCAGATTCAGTTCATGGTCATGGTAGTCACATTGGCCAGAGTGTTGTAATCGAAACTTTCAATGTCCCTGATCATGGGGATGGAGTTCCTCCAGAAATTAGTCAG GATCTTGACCCACGAACAGGAAGTGCGAGTCTAGCGGCAGATGCATCTCAGTTACAGCCTGAACAAGCTAGCATGAGGGGTCAGACTGGCAGATTACATACAGCTTTTGGACTTCCAACTGCAGCATCCTTGGGGCCTCTTTTTCCTCGT GTGATTACTGATTCTTTGACAACTTTGTCCCTATATGCAAGCAATTTGAGGCGTGAATTTGATGCAATTG GCGGAGGCGGGGGCGACAATGCTGAATCAGCTGCCTTTCATAGGACGGTGGAAAGAGATTCTAGTTCCACAGCACATCCTGGGAGACTACAAGTAGGGCTTCCAACACCTGCATCCCTGGCAGAAGTGATGCTGTCAACGAGACAGTTGCTCTCTGAGCAAGTTGGAGAATGCTTCTTG CAACTTGAAAGCCAACTTGAGGATCAAGAAAACGTGATAGATCCCTCAGCACGGATGAGTGCTCAGTCCAGTGCATGGAGAATGGGAGTCCTGTTGCATAATTTAGGAGCATTTATATTGGAACTCGGACGTACGACCATGTCGCTGCGATTAGGCCAAGCACCA TCTGAAGCTGTAGTCAATGCTGGTCCTGCAGTCTTCATATCCCCATATGGTCCAAATCCTCTAATGGTTCAG CCTCTGCCTTTTCAAGGAACAAGCTTTAGCGGCATCCCCATGGGATCTGTGCAGCCTGGCTCTGATTTAGCTAATGGGATCAGCACTGGGTTTCTTCCAAGGCGTATTGATATTCAAATACGAAGAG GTTCATCCGCAGATGATGCATCTAGTGTTAATCGAGAGGGTGGTAATAATCAGCAGCAACCAGGGCAGAGAAACCCAGCAACAGGTTCTGGCAGCGAAACTGTTGGTAATCAAACATCTTCGAGGGTCTCAGAAAGTCTATCTCTTGCTGGAGAGCCAGGTGTAAGGATGGTGCCAATTAGGACTGTGGTTGCTGCAGTTCCTGGTTCCTTCAGTCGCCTGCCTCCCGGATCGTCTGAAAATTCTATAGGTTTATTACATCTTCTCCTTGGAAGATTCCAAAATGTATCTTCCGGACTCCAGACTGGGCAGCAGACAAATCCTGAATCTGTTTTGCAGCAACCAAACAATGAGGATCAGTCCAGAGGTG ACTCCTTATCAACTCCCGCTCCAAGACAGCCGGAGTCATCAGATCCCCGCAATGTAAGCATCAACATTCTCTCAGCTGGTGGGACCCTAAACAGCCAAGAACATGAAGGGCAGATCCCCAACAGTGTTTTTCAGCTTTTAAGGAACCTCTTTCCTGGTGGTGAGATACATGTAGAAGATGGCAGCTCTCAAGGAACAGCAACAGGTTCTGTTTCTGGGCATGCCGGCAGATCGAATACTCCTGCGGATGCAGAACCTGGAGCAACTGATGAAGGAATATTTTTGTCTAATTTGCTTCATGAGATCATTCCCTTCATCTCTCAACATGCAGACCCTGTGTCAACCATTATACCACAGGGAACACTTAACCCTGAACATGTGATGACTCAGGATTCTTCAACCCAG GTTGAGACATCTGATGTTGGAAGTTCACGTCGTCAAAGTGATACTGAGCCAAGTCCTCCAAGTTCAAAACGTCAGAAG ACGGAGTAA